In Candidatus Epulonipiscium viviparus, one DNA window encodes the following:
- a CDS encoding ABC transporter substrate-binding protein, producing MKTTKLFNSLIGITLVIGTLTACTTPEPVTTDTSSPAPIEAIQDFGGMKITLGNWATKYQGEPEEKASAQDEALWEYRNEMMDKHNFTFEMIGVGRWQDIPELFSTSTMAGEPAASMFRFNASLVGVAKDSGLAYDLATLENFDLDDPKWSQPLREIMTVGDSVYGIAPISRPSKVLFFNKRLFEEAGLDPDLLYDLQASGDWTWDQFMEISQQVTRDTDNDGINDIYAISISSGNFTAAAVFSNGGSYIAKDEDGMFYNNTMSSESLKAFEWANAYYDTGFGTAPERWDGHQDLFVTGKIAMYLGNESEAATRFSTDMTDDYGLVVFPKGPDAENYTALFNDSAFVIPNSFSKDEAEAIAFAYDMWMDPAPGYDGPDDWMAALYPIYRDPRAVEESIALMRSNGVATSDLSILINNAVKTSTAADKIYWNEQTVMEALESQSAIWQVEIDKLNKK from the coding sequence ATGAAAACAACAAAATTATTTAATTCATTAATTGGAATCACACTTGTTATCGGAACCCTCACTGCTTGTACCACTCCAGAGCCTGTTACCACAGATACTTCATCGCCAGCTCCTATTGAAGCTATTCAAGATTTTGGCGGAATGAAAATCACTTTAGGCAACTGGGCCACAAAATATCAAGGCGAACCCGAAGAAAAAGCTAGTGCTCAAGACGAAGCCCTCTGGGAATATCGCAATGAGATGATGGATAAACATAATTTCACCTTTGAAATGATTGGTGTTGGCAGATGGCAAGATATACCAGAATTATTCTCCACTTCTACTATGGCTGGAGAGCCAGCAGCAAGCATGTTTAGATTTAATGCCTCTCTAGTTGGCGTTGCAAAAGACAGCGGATTGGCCTATGACTTAGCCACGCTAGAAAATTTCGATTTGGATGATCCCAAATGGAGCCAACCTCTTCGAGAAATAATGACCGTAGGAGACAGCGTCTATGGAATTGCACCTATCAGCCGCCCTTCCAAAGTATTATTTTTCAATAAACGTCTATTTGAAGAAGCTGGTCTAGATCCTGATTTGCTATATGATTTGCAAGCTTCGGGAGACTGGACTTGGGACCAATTTATGGAGATTAGCCAGCAAGTTACACGCGATACTGATAACGATGGCATCAATGACATATATGCTATTTCTATTTCGTCTGGGAACTTTACCGCTGCCGCAGTATTTTCAAATGGCGGAAGCTATATTGCAAAAGATGAGGACGGAATGTTTTACAATAACACTATGTCTTCCGAAAGTTTAAAGGCCTTCGAGTGGGCTAACGCATATTATGACACTGGCTTTGGCACGGCACCCGAGAGATGGGATGGGCATCAAGATTTGTTTGTTACCGGTAAAATTGCCATGTATCTCGGAAATGAGTCTGAAGCTGCAACAAGATTTTCAACAGACATGACCGATGACTACGGCTTGGTGGTCTTTCCTAAGGGCCCCGATGCAGAAAACTATACGGCGCTATTTAACGACTCCGCATTCGTTATTCCAAACAGTTTTTCTAAAGATGAGGCCGAAGCAATAGCATTTGCTTATGACATGTGGATGGACCCTGCGCCTGGATATGATGGCCCCGACGACTGGATGGCAGCTTTATATCCTATCTATCGAGATCCTCGTGCAGTCGAGGAAAGCATTGCTCTTATGCGAAGCAACGGCGTTGCCACATCAGACCTATCCATTTTAATTAATAATGCCGTCAAGACCAGTACCGCCGCCGACAAAATCTATTGGAACGAACAAACCGTTATGGAAGCTCTCGAATCTCAAAGCGCAATTTGGCAAGTAGAAATAGATAAGCTAAATAAGAAATAA